The Agelaius phoeniceus isolate bAgePho1 chromosome 19, bAgePho1.hap1, whole genome shotgun sequence genome includes the window GGTTATCAGTGCTGGgtaaacacagccctgctggtaGAACTGGCAGCCACCCCGACTCCTCACCCCCCTTAATTAATCATTAACGAGCTGCCAGTAGCACTGTCACAGCGATGGGGATATCACACGGGTGGCTCTCTGTGGGCTGAGGGGGAGCCCCCCAGCAGGACTcttccccaggctctgctcaggggccCAAACCCATGCCAGGTGGGGACCCACATTCCCACAGGGAAGTGCACCCGTGCCTGGATGGGTGCTCTCCTTCCCAGGAGTTCCATcagaaggagctgggctggggagcagcatcACCCCAAAGATGCCCCACACATCCCACActcattttctgctttattAGGAAAGGGGTGAGgtacagggatggggcagctgcCACTTCCAGTGGGGACAGTGCCCCCCACCCCTCCTCCACTGGGGGAGGCTGACAGGCCCCCACCCCCTGACTGGGCAGCTCTGTTTGCTCCTGAGCTGGACCCAGCTGCCCACACAGAGGGACCCCAGGGCTGCCTCGTGGGAAGgatgagctgtccctgtccccatccccacacCCACTGGGGTCTGTGATGTGCCCATGGGCTGCACATTTCACCTCCTGCACCCCCTACATGGGtctggggcactgccagcatcCTCCATCCCCAGGGACAGCGATGGGGACGGGACATGGCAGGGGAACACTCAGGGAGGGGTGGGCAGTGCAGAGCTCAGTCCTGGAGGCCCCCAACAAGGGGACCCCCATCTACCTACAGGACCAAGCGTTCCCCCCACggtgctggggccagcaggaCAGCACCCAGCTGCTCCTCGTTACTTCTTCACCTTGATGAGGGAGTGGTAGACAGGCTTGATGATGATGTGCAGGTGCAGGGAGTTGTCGATGAGGTACTCGGAGGTGCGTTTCTGCAGGTCGGCGTGCACCAGGAAATCGGCGGCCTCGTCCGAGCTCTGGTGGAAGCTGTAGGCGTGTTTGACCAGCACGCGGCCCTGCTGCCTCACGCCCACCAGCACGGTCTTCTGGAAGCTGACACCGGCAAAATCGGGGCTGCTCATGGCCGGGGTGATGACGAGGCGAGGGCGCCCATCCTCGATGCGCACGGGCTGGATGGCGCCCGCCGCCGAGTCCGAGTAGACGGGGCGCAGGCTGACGGGCAGCCAGCGCGGCGAGAACAGCGCGTTCCACGTCACCCTCTTGCCGGCGTCGTGGCTGCTGGGCCCCAGCTGCGTCTGGAAGCTGGTGCTGCGGTCGTCCCGCGCCGGGTTGGTGATGACCCACTGGGAGCCCCAGCTGGGCGCGAGGTAGTTGCGGGGCAGGAACATGCTGCAGTTGACGTCGAAGTACTTGGCGAAGTGGAGCGGGGAGGCGGCGTGGAACTGGAAAGCCTGGAAGAGCAGGTCCTGCACGGCGGCGCGGTGCCGCGCCAGCACCGCCGACTGCGCCTGCAGCCGGAACAGCTGGCTGGGCGCGATCATGGGGTAGCGGATGGCACGCAGCACCCGCTCGGCCACGGGCACCTCGGGCTGCCGCCGGCTCAGCCAGCCCTCCACGGCGGTGTAGAGCTCCAGCTCACTGTGCAGCACCAGGTCGGAgcgctccagcagcagcagcagcagctccacgcTCACCGAGCCCCACTCGGCGCTGCCCAGCACCGCGGACAGGTTCCAGGCCAGGAACTGcaggcagctctcctgcagcGCCGCGTCCCCGACGCGCACGGCGTAGTGGTACCAGCCCACCACGTGGCCCTGGCTGGACTCGCTGGCCAGGTGGGTCCTCATGTA containing:
- the BTBD17 gene encoding BTB/POZ domain-containing protein 17, with translation MARLTGTRPAATRRWGSAAAFLLLLFTVQAAQKPDFSGDSTAATINHSLTLLQRLQELLQNGNGSDSVLRVRSAASDEPKVFHTHQLLLSLQSEVFESLLRNQSVVTLYEPPETAALFEKFIRYLYCGGVSILLHQAIPMHQLASKYRVWGLQRGVAEYMRTHLASESSQGHVVGWYHYAVRVGDAALQESCLQFLAWNLSAVLGSAEWGSVSVELLLLLLERSDLVLHSELELYTAVEGWLSRRQPEVPVAERVLRAIRYPMIAPSQLFRLQAQSAVLARHRAAVQDLLFQAFQFHAASPLHFAKYFDVNCSMFLPRNYLAPSWGSQWVITNPARDDRSTSFQTQLGPSSHDAGKRVTWNALFSPRWLPVSLRPVYSDSAAGAIQPVRIEDGRPRLVITPAMSSPDFAGVSFQKTVLVGVRQQGRVLVKHAYSFHQSSDEAADFLVHADLQKRTSEYLIDNSLHLHIIIKPVYHSLIKVKK